A genomic stretch from Flavobacterium sp. KS-LB2 includes:
- a CDS encoding porin family protein, with translation MKNLKRILAVVIVTLGATNAIQAQETGASLGIKGGLNMSNLYTEDVDDENVLAGFNIGLFAQLPISSSLSLQPEVSFTTKGAELQYNNAFAEGTGKFRLNYIEVPLLLKANLTKNFNIHFGPYAAFLVNSKITNESADGSYNFEENVDEDDLNKFDYGLAAGIGFDFDSFGIGARYNYGLNTVGKERTVLGQTYTFPDSKNSVLSVYAAIKL, from the coding sequence ATGAAAAATTTAAAGAGAATATTAGCGGTTGTTATAGTAACATTAGGAGCAACAAATGCAATTCAAGCACAAGAAACTGGAGCTTCATTAGGAATAAAAGGAGGCCTGAATATGTCAAACTTATATACCGAAGATGTGGATGATGAGAATGTTCTAGCTGGTTTCAACATTGGTTTGTTTGCACAACTTCCAATATCTTCAAGCTTGTCTTTACAACCAGAAGTTAGTTTTACTACTAAAGGAGCAGAATTACAATACAACAACGCATTTGCTGAAGGTACAGGGAAATTTAGACTGAACTATATTGAAGTTCCTTTATTATTGAAGGCCAATCTTACTAAGAATTTCAATATTCACTTCGGCCCATACGCCGCTTTTTTAGTTAACTCAAAAATCACCAACGAATCTGCAGATGGATCTTACAACTTTGAAGAAAATGTTGATGAAGATGATTTGAATAAATTTGATTATGGTTTAGCTGCTGGAATTGGATTTGATTTTGACAGTTTTGGAATAGGTGCCAGATACAATTACGGATTAAACACAGTGGGAAAGGAAAGAACAGTTCTTGGACAAACGTACACGTTCCCAGATTCTAAAAACAGTGTTTTAAGTGTGTACGCAGCTATAAAACTTTAA
- a CDS encoding lmo0937 family membrane protein, which translates to MSNLLYIVAVVLVVLWALGFFVYSIGSIIHVLLVIAVIAILLRVIKG; encoded by the coding sequence ATGTCAAATCTATTATACATAGTCGCAGTTGTTCTAGTTGTACTCTGGGCGTTGGGATTCTTTGTTTACAGCATCGGTAGCATCATTCATGTTTTATTGGTAATAGCAGTAATCGCTATTTTATTACGAGTGATAAAAGGATAA
- a CDS encoding YtxH domain-containing protein: MKNNNIAVGLLGGLAVGTVLGILFAPAKGCETRKKIVDKSADLATSLKDSSSKLSSVISETINNFKNESQQLLGNSKEVIKAEIANTDNLKNMNKPMV; the protein is encoded by the coding sequence ATGAAAAACAATAATATAGCAGTAGGATTGCTTGGAGGTTTAGCAGTAGGGACAGTTTTAGGAATACTATTTGCTCCAGCAAAAGGATGTGAAACTAGAAAAAAAATCGTTGACAAAAGCGCTGATTTGGCAACCTCACTCAAAGATTCTTCGAGTAAATTATCAAGTGTCATTTCTGAAACCATTAATAATTTCAAAAATGAATCCCAACAGTTATTAGGAAATTCAAAAGAGGTTATAAAAGCAGAAATAGCCAATACGGACAACTTGAAAAACATGAATAAGCCAATGGTCTAA
- the prfA gene encoding peptide chain release factor 1, which produces MLDRLQIVKQRFDEISDLIIQPDVISDQKRYVQLNQEYKSLKALAEKRDEYVILMANIDEANEIIADNSDADMTEMAKMQLEEAKERLPELEEEIKFMLIPKDPEDAKNVMVEIRAGTGGDEASIFAGDLFRMYTKYCENRGWRTSVVDMNEGTSGGFKEVIFEVTGEDVYGTLKFEAGVHRVQRVPQTETQGRVHTSAATVMVLPEAEEFDVQIDMNDVRVDFFCSSGPGGQSVNTTKSAVRLTHIPTGLVAQCQDQKSQHKNKDKAFGVLRSRLYEQELAKKQAEDATKRTSQVSSGDRSAKIRTYNYAQGRVTDHRVGLTLYDLGNIMNGDIQKIVDELQLVNNMEKLKEASEVF; this is translated from the coding sequence ATGTTAGATAGACTTCAAATAGTAAAACAACGTTTCGACGAGATTTCGGATTTAATTATTCAGCCGGATGTAATCTCGGATCAGAAGCGTTATGTGCAATTGAATCAAGAGTACAAAAGTTTAAAAGCTTTGGCCGAAAAGCGCGATGAATACGTTATTTTGATGGCGAATATTGATGAAGCAAACGAAATTATAGCTGATAACAGTGACGCTGATATGACCGAAATGGCGAAAATGCAACTGGAAGAAGCAAAGGAAAGATTACCGGAATTAGAGGAAGAAATCAAGTTTATGTTGATTCCTAAAGACCCGGAAGATGCTAAAAATGTTATGGTGGAGATTCGTGCCGGAACGGGTGGGGATGAAGCGAGTATTTTTGCAGGGGATTTGTTTCGTATGTACACGAAATATTGTGAAAATAGAGGATGGAGAACATCTGTGGTGGATATGAATGAAGGAACTTCAGGTGGTTTCAAAGAGGTGATTTTTGAAGTTACTGGTGAAGATGTGTACGGAACTTTGAAGTTTGAAGCGGGTGTTCACCGTGTGCAACGCGTACCGCAAACGGAAACGCAAGGACGTGTGCACACATCAGCAGCGACTGTTATGGTATTGCCAGAAGCAGAGGAATTTGATGTTCAAATCGATATGAACGATGTGCGTGTGGATTTCTTTTGTTCGTCAGGACCTGGTGGACAATCCGTAAATACAACCAAATCAGCGGTTCGTTTGACGCACATTCCAACCGGATTAGTGGCGCAATGTCAGGATCAAAAATCACAACACAAGAATAAAGATAAGGCTTTTGGCGTTTTGCGTTCCCGTTTATACGAGCAGGAATTAGCCAAAAAACAAGCGGAAGATGCTACGAAACGTACGTCTCAGGTAAGTTCTGGTGACCGTTCGGCTAAAATTCGTACGTACAATTACGCACAAGGTCGTGTAACGGATCACCGTGTAGGTTTGACGTTGTACGATTTAGGAAATATCATGAATGGTGACATTCAGAAAATTGTTGACGAATTGCAATTGGTGAACAACATGGAGAAACTGAAAGAAGCCAGCGAGGTATTTTAA
- a CDS encoding PIN domain-containing protein, with protein sequence MLKTRNIFIDTEVFVSNNFFQNKNLQRLAEFGNSETVNLYLTEITKNEIQSNIKENLMNAQQEINNFKKTISNKGKILKNLQNFKPYIDLPKLEVNLNFDELSIELENFIKEGKIKFIAFELANITDVVNNYFNQKPPFSLGKKKYEFPDAIVLSAIENWCKKENEQIYVISDDADFKSYVSSEIITIPNIKIMLDKINKQYQTDETLWITKIFEINRENIIEKINEAFIEKINDDIGFEIEITDVKIVETILYEALLVEENSSSGEYIFQLDYDISFTAQVTYDDYTFSSYDKEDDKYYFIEKATRQIEMQNTQTAEISLEAYFEDGEKPEDANVSINCTYTSIPNESDIAYEAENEMFE encoded by the coding sequence ATGCTTAAAACAAGAAATATATTTATAGATACCGAGGTTTTTGTTTCGAATAATTTTTTTCAAAATAAAAATTTACAGCGTTTGGCTGAATTTGGAAATTCAGAAACCGTGAATTTATATTTGACTGAAATTACAAAAAACGAAATACAAAGCAACATTAAAGAAAATTTAATGAATGCTCAACAAGAGATTAATAATTTCAAAAAAACAATTTCAAATAAAGGTAAAATTTTAAAAAATTTACAAAATTTCAAACCGTATATCGATTTACCAAAATTAGAAGTTAATTTAAATTTTGATGAACTTTCGATTGAATTAGAAAATTTCATAAAGGAGGGAAAAATTAAGTTTATAGCTTTCGAACTTGCTAATATAACAGATGTTGTAAATAATTATTTTAATCAAAAACCACCTTTTAGTTTAGGGAAAAAAAAATATGAATTTCCAGATGCAATTGTATTATCAGCAATTGAAAATTGGTGTAAAAAAGAAAATGAGCAAATCTATGTAATAAGTGATGATGCAGATTTTAAAAGTTACGTATCAAGTGAAATCATTACAATTCCAAACATAAAGATAATGCTTGATAAAATTAACAAGCAATATCAAACAGATGAAACTTTATGGATTACTAAAATATTCGAAATTAATCGAGAAAACATAATTGAGAAAATTAATGAGGCATTTATCGAAAAAATAAATGATGACATTGGTTTTGAAATTGAAATAACTGATGTTAAAATAGTAGAAACTATTCTTTATGAAGCATTATTAGTTGAAGAAAATTCGTCTTCAGGAGAATATATTTTCCAATTAGATTATGATATAAGTTTTACGGCACAAGTTACTTATGATGATTATACATTTAGTAGCTATGATAAAGAAGATGATAAATATTATTTCATTGAAAAAGCAACTAGACAGATTGAAATGCAAAATACGCAAACAGCAGAAATATCATTAGAAGCATATTTTGAAGATGGAGAAAAACCAGAAGATGCAAATGTTTCAATAAATTGCACATATACAAGTATTCCAAATGAATCTGATATTGCTTATGAAGCAGAAAACGAAATGTTTGAGTAA
- a CDS encoding SLATT domain-containing protein, with amino-acid sequence MIKQFLLYWKKIQRAKRIKKLKNKIPQIPPYLQKDFEVELNYKLWSTKGTRFAASHRNEILHRLSGQTVGYLSAYLIIVGLVNVYNLKFWMFSLTDEQVNFTSMAFSVLILLFSQLESSENFNLKSERYHNCALDISELYDKLRYVKTYENNNPMKKDILKNISIDYDKILKRNENHKPIDYAKFQLTKPSYFKLNFLDRLLTKIEYYWRVHFKYHLFMYGPIIIFLVMNLFETLQSKE; translated from the coding sequence ATGATAAAACAGTTTCTACTTTATTGGAAAAAAATCCAGCGAGCAAAAAGAATTAAAAAGTTAAAAAATAAGATTCCTCAGATTCCACCATATTTGCAAAAAGATTTTGAAGTTGAGCTTAATTATAAATTGTGGTCAACTAAAGGTACTAGATTTGCTGCGAGTCATAGAAATGAAATTCTTCATAGACTTTCTGGTCAAACCGTAGGTTATTTATCAGCATATTTGATTATTGTTGGACTTGTAAATGTTTATAATCTAAAGTTTTGGATGTTCTCATTAACTGACGAGCAAGTTAATTTTACATCAATGGCATTCTCTGTTCTGATTTTATTATTTAGTCAATTAGAAAGTTCCGAAAACTTCAATTTAAAATCCGAACGATATCATAATTGTGCATTAGACATTTCTGAATTATATGATAAACTTAGATATGTGAAAACATATGAAAATAATAATCCAATGAAAAAAGATATTCTTAAAAACATAAGTATTGATTATGATAAAATTTTAAAACGAAATGAAAATCATAAACCAATAGATTATGCGAAATTTCAGTTAACAAAGCCATCATATTTCAAATTGAATTTTTTAGATAGATTACTAACTAAAATTGAATATTACTGGAGAGTTCATTTCAAATATCATTTGTTTATGTATGGACCAATTATAATATTTTTAGTAATGAATTTGTTTGAAACACTTCAATCCAAAGAGTAA
- a CDS encoding DNA topoisomerase 3 — protein MKVCIAEKPSVAREIASVLGANTKHDGYFEGNGYQVTYTFGHLCTLKEPNDYKPHWKSWDLNNLPMLPEKFETKVVENSGIQKQFRIIKSLFDKAELVINCGDAGQEGELIQRWVMNEAQYKGEVQRLWISSLTTEAIKEGFQNLKPSANYDNLYYAGFSRAIGDWLLGMNATRLYTVKHGGYKQVLSIGRVQTPTLAMVVDRFKEIENFKPQPYWELQTLYRETLFSYEEGRFLKKEDGEILANKVKESEFEIVSVDKKNGNEYAPKLFDLTGLQVYCNTKFGFTADETLKIVQTLYEQKVVTYPRVDTTFLPNDVYPKVPGILKNLTNYAALTQPLLEKKIKKSPKVFNDKKVTDHHAIIPTGIQSNLQYNQQQVYDIITKRFIAVFYDDCLVANTTVIGKAADVHFKTTGKEILKKGFRVVFEDPNAKEKEADILPSFVVGEKGPHQPSFLEKETKPPNQFTEATLLRAMETAGKQVDDEDLRELMKENGIGRPSTRANIIETLFRRQYIVRNKKQVLPTPTGIQLIDTIQNELVKSAELTGSWEKQLKDIEKGTFTAGSFIKNMKHMVETLVYEVRSETRRANISHAGSVQKEVVKVEKKKAAGILAEVCPKCKKGTLIKGKSSFGCSDYKAGCTFLLPYTFSEKKISENQYMRLLQKGSTVNLKDFKTDAGVVEGLLRFDENFKLKLEPKKTLAKAIPDELTCPKCQKGTVLKGKTAYGCSQYKSGCDFKVTFDVVRANLKDQKPTKELVCTILKESS, from the coding sequence ATGAAGGTCTGTATTGCAGAAAAACCAAGTGTCGCCAGAGAAATCGCATCCGTTTTAGGAGCCAATACCAAGCACGACGGGTATTTTGAAGGCAATGGGTATCAAGTAACGTATACCTTTGGGCATTTGTGTACCTTGAAAGAACCGAATGATTACAAACCACACTGGAAAAGTTGGGATTTGAACAACTTACCCATGCTTCCCGAGAAATTTGAAACCAAAGTGGTGGAAAATTCGGGAATCCAAAAGCAATTCCGAATCATAAAAAGTTTGTTTGACAAAGCCGAGTTGGTCATTAATTGTGGCGATGCTGGACAAGAAGGAGAACTCATTCAGCGTTGGGTGATGAACGAAGCGCAGTACAAAGGCGAGGTACAACGCTTGTGGATTTCGTCCCTAACCACTGAAGCCATAAAAGAGGGTTTCCAGAACTTGAAACCATCTGCCAACTACGATAATTTATACTACGCCGGATTTTCCAGAGCCATTGGAGACTGGTTATTAGGAATGAACGCCACGCGATTGTACACTGTAAAACACGGCGGGTACAAACAAGTTTTGTCTATTGGAAGGGTGCAAACCCCAACATTGGCGATGGTCGTGGACCGATTCAAAGAAATTGAGAATTTCAAACCGCAACCGTATTGGGAATTACAAACCTTGTATCGAGAGACACTTTTCAGCTACGAAGAGGGTCGTTTTTTGAAGAAAGAAGATGGTGAAATTTTGGCCAATAAAGTCAAAGAAAGTGAGTTCGAAATTGTTTCGGTCGATAAAAAAAACGGAAACGAATATGCTCCCAAACTGTTTGACTTAACCGGTCTACAAGTGTATTGCAATACCAAATTTGGCTTTACGGCAGATGAAACGCTAAAAATTGTACAGACTTTATACGAACAAAAAGTAGTTACGTACCCGAGAGTTGACACCACGTTTTTACCAAATGATGTCTATCCAAAAGTACCTGGGATTCTAAAAAACCTGACTAATTATGCGGCGTTGACACAACCGCTTTTGGAAAAAAAGATAAAAAAATCGCCCAAAGTTTTCAACGATAAAAAAGTAACGGATCACCACGCCATTATTCCAACGGGGATTCAAAGCAATTTGCAATACAATCAGCAGCAAGTGTATGATATTATTACAAAGCGATTTATTGCCGTGTTTTATGACGATTGTTTGGTTGCTAATACCACAGTTATTGGGAAAGCGGCGGATGTACATTTTAAAACCACCGGAAAGGAAATCTTGAAAAAAGGTTTTCGCGTAGTCTTCGAAGACCCAAACGCCAAAGAAAAAGAAGCCGATATATTACCGAGTTTTGTTGTTGGCGAAAAAGGACCGCACCAACCTTCGTTCTTGGAAAAGGAAACCAAACCACCCAATCAGTTTACCGAAGCGACTTTATTGCGTGCCATGGAAACCGCCGGCAAGCAAGTCGATGATGAGGATCTACGCGAATTGATGAAGGAAAACGGCATTGGTCGTCCTTCCACACGTGCTAATATTATTGAAACGCTTTTCAGACGCCAATACATCGTAAGAAACAAAAAACAAGTTTTGCCAACACCTACAGGGATTCAACTGATTGATACGATTCAAAATGAGTTGGTCAAGTCGGCTGAACTGACCGGTTCTTGGGAAAAGCAACTGAAAGATATTGAAAAAGGAACGTTTACCGCGGGTTCATTTATTAAGAACATGAAACACATGGTTGAAACTTTGGTGTATGAAGTCCGAAGTGAAACGAGACGCGCCAATATTTCGCATGCAGGAAGTGTTCAAAAAGAAGTGGTAAAAGTCGAGAAAAAGAAAGCAGCCGGAATTTTGGCGGAAGTCTGTCCGAAATGTAAAAAAGGAACACTTATCAAAGGAAAATCTTCGTTTGGCTGTTCTGATTATAAAGCGGGTTGCACATTTTTATTGCCTTACACTTTTTCAGAGAAAAAAATATCCGAGAATCAATACATGCGATTGCTTCAAAAAGGATCTACCGTAAACTTGAAGGACTTTAAAACGGATGCAGGCGTTGTGGAAGGTTTGCTTCGCTTTGATGAAAATTTCAAACTCAAATTGGAACCGAAAAAAACTTTGGCGAAAGCCATACCGGACGAATTAACTTGTCCGAAATGCCAGAAGGGAACCGTATTAAAAGGAAAAACGGCTTATGGTTGCAGTCAGTATAAATCAGGCTGCGATTTTAAAGTGACTTTTGATGTAGTCAGAGCGAATTTAAAAGATCAAAAACCTACAAAGGAATTGGTTTGTACTATTTTGAAAGAAAGTAGTTAA
- a CDS encoding DUF6265 family protein, with the protein MFQKTIFIVLLLTIVSCKKSDVKEKEKIKAANWLLGNWENKSPDGNLTENWEKANDSTFQATSYFIKEKDTIHFETITLQQKGEQLIYSAIVKGQNDDKPVDFKLTTATEKQLVFENPKHDYPQKISYTQITPDSLVAKISGIQQGKPSSEQFSMKKIK; encoded by the coding sequence ATGTTTCAAAAAACTATATTTATAGTGCTTTTACTTACCATAGTTTCCTGTAAAAAATCGGATGTAAAAGAAAAAGAAAAAATAAAAGCTGCCAATTGGCTTTTGGGTAATTGGGAAAACAAATCTCCGGATGGCAATCTAACGGAAAATTGGGAAAAAGCAAACGACAGCACTTTTCAAGCTACTTCTTATTTTATTAAAGAGAAAGACACCATTCACTTTGAAACCATAACTTTACAACAAAAAGGAGAACAATTAATCTATTCTGCTATCGTAAAAGGACAAAATGACGACAAGCCTGTTGATTTCAAACTGACAACTGCAACAGAAAAACAATTAGTTTTTGAAAATCCAAAACATGATTATCCACAAAAAATTAGTTATACTCAAATTACTCCAGACAGCTTGGTAGCTAAAATTTCGGGAATCCAACAAGGAAAACCAAGTTCAGAACAGTTTTCGATGAAAAAAATCAAATAA
- a CDS encoding ankyrin repeat domain-containing protein, whose translation MKKNLFLSLALCATAWMNAQQKNSLLEQAFWKSAPTVTTVEAEITKGNNPAAATSNAFDATVMAINNDAPLATIQFLLDQPGNEVTKITHDSRIYLHWASNKGNVALVEYLIKKKSDINLEDSKGETPLTFAAIGGQNNTALYDAFFKAGADPKKKYKDGVTLLLMSIASDKNLSLTNYFTTKGLSLKDTDTDGNTAFDYAAKSGNTALLQAILDKGVKYTNNALLFAAQGTRRETTSLETFKYLVETLKIKATTTNKLGENVLHYLANKPNQTEIINYFLAQGVDVNAATTEGTTPLMIAATARDNTALDLFLGVSKNINAKNAKGESALTMAIKVGTPEAITALLNKGADVNVLDKDNNNLGYYLVQSYRPAPRGAATSADPFEIKTKLLQEKGLNLATAQKDGNTLLHFAVIKNDLSLLQKLAALKIDPNTKNKDGLTALHKAALIAKDDTILKYLLSIGAKKDILTDFDESPYALAQENESLIQNKISLDFLK comes from the coding sequence ATGAAAAAAAATCTATTCTTATCGCTTGCTCTGTGCGCTACTGCATGGATGAACGCCCAACAAAAAAACAGTCTTTTAGAACAGGCCTTCTGGAAATCAGCGCCAACTGTAACAACAGTAGAAGCTGAAATTACAAAAGGAAACAACCCAGCTGCAGCTACTTCAAATGCTTTTGATGCAACCGTAATGGCCATCAACAATGACGCACCTTTGGCTACAATTCAGTTTTTATTAGATCAACCTGGAAATGAAGTGACTAAAATAACACATGATAGCCGAATTTATCTGCATTGGGCTTCCAATAAAGGAAATGTAGCACTAGTTGAATACCTCATCAAAAAAAAATCAGATATCAACCTTGAAGATAGTAAAGGAGAAACGCCTTTGACTTTTGCAGCAATCGGTGGTCAAAACAACACTGCACTTTATGATGCTTTTTTTAAAGCTGGTGCCGACCCAAAGAAAAAATACAAAGACGGAGTGACACTTTTATTAATGTCTATCGCTTCCGATAAAAATTTAAGTCTTACCAACTATTTCACAACAAAAGGTTTGTCATTAAAAGACACAGATACAGATGGAAACACCGCTTTTGACTATGCAGCAAAATCAGGAAATACCGCGCTTTTACAAGCAATTTTAGACAAAGGCGTTAAATATACCAACAACGCTTTATTGTTTGCTGCACAAGGTACGCGACGCGAAACTACTTCATTGGAAACTTTTAAATACTTAGTCGAAACTCTAAAAATTAAAGCTACTACTACTAACAAATTGGGCGAAAATGTCTTGCATTATTTGGCTAATAAACCCAACCAAACAGAAATTATCAACTATTTCCTAGCGCAAGGCGTAGATGTAAATGCAGCAACAACCGAAGGTACTACACCTTTAATGATCGCGGCTACTGCTCGCGACAACACTGCTTTGGACTTATTTTTAGGAGTATCCAAAAATATAAATGCTAAAAATGCCAAAGGCGAATCAGCGCTGACAATGGCCATAAAAGTTGGAACACCTGAGGCTATTACTGCCTTACTGAACAAAGGCGCTGACGTAAATGTACTTGACAAGGACAATAATAACCTAGGGTATTATTTGGTACAATCCTACCGACCTGCTCCTCGTGGCGCTGCCACTTCTGCTGATCCGTTTGAAATTAAAACGAAACTTTTACAAGAAAAAGGCCTTAATTTGGCAACTGCTCAAAAAGACGGCAACACTTTATTGCATTTTGCCGTAATCAAAAATGACCTTTCCTTGTTACAAAAATTAGCTGCTTTAAAAATCGATCCAAATACCAAAAACAAAGATGGCTTAACCGCTTTACACAAAGCAGCCCTCATTGCTAAGGACGACACTATCTTGAAATACCTACTTTCTATCGGTGCCAAAAAAGATATTCTAACTGATTTTGACGAAAGTCCGTATGCCTTGGCACAAGAAAACGAGTCGTTAATTCAAAACAAAATTTCTTTAGACTTTTTAAAATAA
- a CDS encoding DUF2271 domain-containing protein: MKSLLKISLSIAFLFLISASATAQTSKYKCMLQMSNYMGEGAYIVVSLVNAKGEYVKTLYVMGDDKKWYKTIKEWHKFYSKKSENISAKTGASVTGGDRSITTIEIEDAKINKGFKLRFETSVEDQKYHTADLEIPLTTEGIAAKTEGKNYIRYVRLNKI; encoded by the coding sequence ATGAAATCACTCTTAAAAATCAGCCTTTCTATTGCCTTTTTATTCCTCATATCCGCATCGGCTACAGCCCAAACAAGCAAATACAAATGCATGTTGCAAATGTCTAATTACATGGGAGAAGGCGCGTATATCGTAGTGTCATTAGTCAATGCCAAAGGCGAATACGTAAAAACCTTATACGTCATGGGCGACGATAAAAAATGGTACAAAACCATTAAAGAATGGCATAAATTCTACTCTAAAAAATCTGAAAACATCAGTGCTAAAACTGGTGCATCCGTAACGGGCGGCGACCGTAGCATTACCACTATCGAAATTGAAGATGCTAAAATCAACAAAGGTTTTAAGCTGCGTTTTGAAACATCGGTAGAAGATCAAAAATACCACACTGCTGATCTTGAGATTCCATTAACAACTGAAGGAATAGCTGCAAAAACCGAGGGTAAAAACTACATTCGCTATGTGCGCTTGAACAAGATTTAA